Sequence from the Helianthus annuus cultivar XRQ/B chromosome 13, HanXRQr2.0-SUNRISE, whole genome shotgun sequence genome:
GTTGTAGGTGAGAGTGTTGCTACCATTGAAGGAGTTGTAGGAAAAGTGATGGAGAAGGTTAATAAAAGAGAAGTTCCTGAAGCTTTAAAAGGTGTTAAGTTTATAAGTCTTCCTCTATTCTCTTTTGGCCAACTATCTAGAGGAGATGTAGAAAAAAGACTTGGAGAATTAAGGAGTCTAGTTAAAGGGTTTGTGCAAAGGGGGGTTGTTCTTTACTTAGGGGATCTTAAGTGGATTACTGAGTTTAGGATGAATTCATTGAGCCATGGAAGGGGATACTATTGTCCGATTGAACACTTGATTTTCGAGTTGGGACGATTAGTTTGCGATATAAGCGACGAGATTAGCGTGAAGCTTAGGGTAATGGCAATATCATCTTTTCAAACATTCATGAAGTGTAGAAGTGGAAACCCTTCATTAGAAGTCACTTGGAAGCTTCATCCTCTTACGATACCCGCTGGAAGCTTGAGCTTGAGTCTTGTTCCACAAAGGTATAGCTCGTTGTCATGTCGTGTTAACGAGTCATTGAAGCAATATATGAACTTTCTTTTTTGAACTTTATTTCGTAGTTCAAGAAAATTTATGCAATTTATCAATCCCTTTAATCATTTCTCATGCTTTTTTTTCTATGCTTTGAATAAGTATTCCTATGAAGTTCATTTAGGTATCAACTTTCTTTTTTTCCTTTATGCTTTTCTCTCTTATCATATCATTTGTAAAGTGACATTGATCTTAGTTCTATACAAAATAAAAATGACTTTCTGACCCCTAGATTAAAGTATACGCATATACCATGTCTCCAATAATTTAGCCTTCATCATATGACCATTTTTAGTTCTTGCAGTGATATCCAAAGTGAGTGTGGAAGCCAGATTATGGGTGCAAATGGGGTTAGTCAAATGATGTGCGAAAGTGGAGAGGAGAAGCATGTTACAAGTTGTGTCGATTACTCGGTAGATTTGGAGAGTAAAGCTAAAAGCCCAAAATCCTCAAGCTTCCCGGCATGGCTGTCTGATAAGAAAGCAATAGTCAATAATCAAAATCAGGTAAACCAACGAACATATTACCCAGTAAAATTCCACTCATAAAGTAGACAGGGTGTCCCATAGTCACCTAATTCGTGGTTCGCTCCGGTTCGGGTACGCGGTTCGGGTTCGCGATTCGCTAGATGGCACGAATTCGGTACGGACGGGGGTATGTTCATTTCGGTACGATCCGGTACGCTATTCCGGTACGGTGTACCATTTATAAtgttcattttatattttttgtgTACAAACTTATAAGTTTGAAGACCAAATGTAAACTAGTgaagatagagggggttaaatgttaaaataaaaCAACTAGTTATACACTTTATATGTAAAAATTTAAAGCTTTACATACTAAATGTAAAGTAGTaaaagatagaggggttaaatgttaaaaatttcTAAACTTATttaaacctaaagttgaaacccTACGTACAACCGCTATTCTCCTTCTTTCCTGCTGATATTGCAGCACCAGAACCAGGATTGCCAAGTTACGAACAGCTCTGGAAACAAGAATTGGAACGATCCAAATTAACGAATTGAAACGACGAATCAAACCTTAAATTCGCGAATTGATAGCGAATTGGTCCGTATACGAATTCCGTACCATACGAAACGTACCAATTCGAAATTCGTGCTATTTTGGGCGAATTCTGTGACTATGGGGTGTCCGGGGAGGGTGAGATGAACCTTTCCTCTATCCCATAACTATTATCTCtactttttacactttaaagTTACATGATACTATACATTTTTTTTACTTGGATAATGGTAGTATATAATCTAATATTATTCATATCTACTAAATTCAGGAATGTGGTTTAGCAAAAGATTTGTGCAAGAAACTGAACTCAATCTGCACTTCAGTTCACATAAACAATGAAAGAAGCTTATGTTTCTCTTCTGTTTCACCACCTTCACAAGCTTCTTGCTTTTCCTACAATCAAGAAAACCCTGATTCCAATAGAAACTCAAACGATGGACGAATTTTGGGTTCTACATCCCTAGAGAAAACCTTAGAACCATATAATCTTCATGATGAAGGAGAGCCCAGACAAAGGTTTCCATCAAACCCTGATTCCACCCCAAATTCAGCTTCTTCAAGTGATCTTGTGGAGATTGAATACATGCAAAAGTTTCGGGAGTTCAATGGGAAGAACTTGAAAGTTCTATGCAATGCATTAGAAGATAAGGTTCCATGGCAAAAGGATATTGTTCCTGATATCGTGGGTACGATATTAAAATGTAGatcaagaatgatgagaagaaaagaaaagcaaaaGGACGATAAACCGAAAGAAGAAACCTGGTTTCTCTTCCAAGGAAGTAACTCATGGTTAAAAGAGAAGATTGCTAAGGAATTAGCTAAGATTGTTTTTGGATCGTATTCGAGTTTCACTACAATTGCTTTAAGCAAGTTCTCAACATCTCCAAGAGGGGAATCAACAGATGAAGTGCGAAATAAGAGGTTGAGAGATGAACAAAGTTGTAGTTATCTTGAAAGGTTAGCTGAAGCAGTGTATGTGAATCCTCATAGAGTTTTCTTTGTTGAGGATGTAGACCAAGTAGATTATTGCTCTCAAAAGGGGATCAAACGAGCTATAGAGAAAGGGAAACTAACACACTCGAATGGCGAAGAAGTTGGTTTTTGTGATGCGATAATCGTGTTGAATTGCGAAAGCTTTAGCTCGAGATCAAGAACATGTTCTCCATTAGTGaagaaggtacaagaagaagaaaGCCCCAGTGTATCTTTAGATTTGAATATTTCCTTTGATGAAGGTGATGAGGAACATTCCATGTTCATGGATGATATAGGGTTACTTGAATCTGTAGACAAATGTATCAATTTCAGCATTCAAGATTTGTCACTATAAATCTTGAATCTTGAACTTAATATCCTTCCTAATTGTCTCAAAGTTCAAGATtcaagttttgtcatgtttcaTCCTATTGTGACTCATATGTATCTATTTGCATTTGGTCTAACATATATCTTTGTCTTCCTCCATAAAGGGTGGACACAGGTAAATAACAATTGATACCTCTAACTAGTTTTTTAGATAAACATGATAATGATGCTTAATAAAATTCATTTTAGGAAGAACACATTGCATTTTACAAAAAAAGGCTATAAACTTTCATGGAACTTGTGCATAAAGAGAAACACATGGCGATCAACATGTGCATATAAGATCAAGTCGGGCTCCACACAAATTATTTGTTTATAATTTACCACAAAGAGATATAAAGTATGATTTTAAAAAGTAGTTTAAAagtaaaacaataataattaggTCTTTAGTTTAACCATAATATGGTTTGATAAACTTCAGCAGTTATTGCGACAACTTTTTAACGTCACAAGAAATTATATTAACATCATAAAAAGTAGCAAGTTATTGGTGGCAAGTCCAATCTACTTTATGGTCCTACCATATTCATCTTTACAtgtaaatacttttt
This genomic interval carries:
- the LOC110898188 gene encoding protein SMAX1-LIKE 3; the encoded protein is MLTMRAGGFTIQQALSSDAASIIKQSVTLAHRRGHAQVTPLHVANTMLSSATGLLRTACVQSQSNSHPLQCKALELCFNVALNRLPTSSSSPMLNPNHSSQHPSISNALVAAFKRAQAHQRRGSIENQQQPLLAVKIELEQLIISILDDPSVSRVMREAGFSSTQVKKNIEQLVSLALSSHQTHPPIVSKGCTKENSTANRLHNDQVKVMNEDVVCVIEHLLNEKRSRSLVVVGESVATIEGVVGKVMEKVNKREVPEALKGVKFISLPLFSFGQLSRGDVEKRLGELRSLVKGFVQRGVVLYLGDLKWITEFRMNSLSHGRGYYCPIEHLIFELGRLVCDISDEISVKLRVMAISSFQTFMKCRSGNPSLEVTWKLHPLTIPAGSLSLSLVPQSDIQSECGSQIMGANGVSQMMCESGEEKHVTSCVDYSVDLESKAKSPKSSSFPAWLSDKKAIVNNQNQECGLAKDLCKKLNSICTSVHINNERSLCFSSVSPPSQASCFSYNQENPDSNRNSNDGRILGSTSLEKTLEPYNLHDEGEPRQRFPSNPDSTPNSASSSDLVEIEYMQKFREFNGKNLKVLCNALEDKVPWQKDIVPDIVGTILKCRSRMMRRKEKQKDDKPKEETWFLFQGSNSWLKEKIAKELAKIVFGSYSSFTTIALSKFSTSPRGESTDEVRNKRLRDEQSCSYLERLAEAVYVNPHRVFFVEDVDQVDYCSQKGIKRAIEKGKLTHSNGEEVGFCDAIIVLNCESFSSRSRTCSPLVKKVQEEESPSVSLDLNISFDEGDEEHSMFMDDIGLLESVDKCINFSIQDLSL